One segment of Prinia subflava isolate CZ2003 ecotype Zambia chromosome 11, Cam_Psub_1.2, whole genome shotgun sequence DNA contains the following:
- the MFSD1 gene encoding major facilitator superfamily domain-containing protein 1 isoform X1 has translation MAEEERALLGADGGDGGGAPGPPRALPAACDPRRLPHRLLVLALMCFLGFGSYFCYDNPAALQTQVQRDMRVNTAQFMALYAWYSWPNVVLCFFGGFLIDRVFGIRLGTVIFSIFVCVGQVVFALGALFNTFWLMEVGRFIFGIGGESLAVAQNTYAVSWFKGKELNLVFGLQLSMARIGSTVNMNIMGWIYSRVQDLLGYAGPSTLGLALLIGGVTCLFSLSCALILAYLDRRAEKLLCKEQGKTGEVIKLTDVKDFSLSLWLIFVICVCYYAAVFPFIGLGKVFFIEKFRFSPQEASAINSIVYIISAPMSPVFGLLVDKVGKNIVWVLCAVLTTLGSHILLAFTFWNPWIAMSLLGVAYSLLACALWPMVAFVVPEHQLGTAYGFMQSIQNLGLAVIAIAAGMILDTRGYLFLEVFFSACVCLSLIAVVMLYFVNHLTGGDLNWSAKKRAKLQKAAASEAEEQERLRRQNEDDLAKLLPKADAFSLRNKYLSKLGAQLPAHYSSCFSTLAHRSVLK, from the exons ATGGCGGAGGAGGAGCGCGCGCTGCTGGGCGCCGATGGCGGCGATGGCGGCggcgccccgggcccgccccgcgcccTGCCCGCCGCCTGCGacccccgccgcctcccgcaCCGCCTGCTCGTGCTGGCCCTCATGTGCTTCCTGGGATTCG gcagctaCTTCTGCTACGACAACCCCGCCGCCCTCCAGACGCAGGTTCAGCGG GACATGAGGGTGAACACGGCGCAGTTCATGGCTCTCTATGCCTGGTACTCGTGGCCCAACGTGGTGCTCTGCTTCTTCGGGGGCTTCCTCATAGACAGGGTCTTTGGGATCCG gTTGGGCACTGTAATATTCAGCATCTTCGTGTGTGTGGGGCAG GTGGTTTTTGCTCTGGGAGCCCTGTTCAACACGTTCTGGCTGATGGAAGTGGGCAGGTTCATATTTGG caTTGGCGGTGAGTCCCTGGCGGTGGCACAGAACACGTACGCAGTGAGCTGGTTCAAGGGCAAGGAGCTGAACCTGGTGTTcgggctgcagctcagcatggCCAGGATC GGGAGCACGGTGAACATGAATATTATGGGATGGATCTACTCCAGGGTTCAGGATCTCCTGGGCTATGCTGGCCCCAGCACCCTCGGCCTGGCTCTGCTCATAG GTGGAGTCACTTGTCTCttctccctgagctgtgctttgaTCCTGGCCTACCTggacaggagagcagagaagctgctctgtAAAGAGCAGGGGAAGACAG GAGAAGTGATCAAGCTGACAGACGTGAAGGATTTCTCCTTGTCCCTGTGGCTCATCTTTGTCATCTGTGTCTGTTACTACGCTGCAGTTTTCCCCTTCATCGGCCTGGGGAA gGTTTTCTTTATTGAAAAATTTCGATTTTCCCCTCAAGAAGCCAGTGCAATTAACAG catcGTGTACATCATCTCAGCTCCCATGTCCCCCGTGTTTGGGCTGCTGGTGGACAAGGTTGGCAAGAACATCGTGTgggtgctgtgtgctgtgctcacCACGCTGGGCTCGCACATCCTGCTGGCCTTCACCTTCTGGAACCCCTGGATAGCCATG agcctgcTGGGCGTGGCCTATTCCCTGCTGGCCTGTGCCCTGTGGCCCATGGTGGCCTTCGTTGTCCCCGAGCACCAGCTGGGAACTGCCTACGGCTT CATGCAGTCCATCCAGAACCTGGGCCTGGCAGTGATCGCCATCGCTGCTGGCATGATCCTGGACACCAGGGGCTACCTGTTCCTCGAGGTTTTCTTCAGTGCCTGTGTCTGCT tgtCACTGATAGCTGTGGTCATGCTGTACTTTGTGAATCATCTCACAG GTGGTGATCTCAACTGGTCTGCAAAGAAAAGGGCAAaactgcagaaagcagctgctTCTGA agcagaagagcaggagAGGCTCAGACGACAGAACGAAGATGATTTGGCAAAGTTGCTGCCAAAAGCTGATGCCTTTAGTTTAAGGAATAAATACCTGTCCAAACTTGGAGCTCAG ctcccagctcattACTCCTCCTGTTTCTCAACCCTGGCCCACAGAAGTGTGTTGAAATAG
- the MFSD1 gene encoding major facilitator superfamily domain-containing protein 1 isoform X2 → MAEEERALLGADGGDGGGAPGPPRALPAACDPRRLPHRLLVLALMCFLGFGSYFCYDNPAALQTQVQRDMRVNTAQFMALYAWYSWPNVVLCFFGGFLIDRVFGIRLGTVIFSIFVCVGQVVFALGALFNTFWLMEVGRFIFGIGGESLAVAQNTYAVSWFKGKELNLVFGLQLSMARIGSTVNMNIMGWIYSRVQDLLGYAGPSTLGLALLIGGVTCLFSLSCALILAYLDRRAEKLLCKEQGKTGEVIKLTDVKDFSLSLWLIFVICVCYYAAVFPFIGLGKVFFIEKFRFSPQEASAINSIVYIISAPMSPVFGLLVDKVGKNIVWVLCAVLTTLGSHILLAFTFWNPWIAMSLLGVAYSLLACALWPMVAFVVPEHQLGTAYGFMQSIQNLGLAVIAIAAGMILDTRGYLFLEVFFSACVCLSLIAVVMLYFVNHLTGGDLNWSAKKRAKLQKAAASEKES, encoded by the exons ATGGCGGAGGAGGAGCGCGCGCTGCTGGGCGCCGATGGCGGCGATGGCGGCggcgccccgggcccgccccgcgcccTGCCCGCCGCCTGCGacccccgccgcctcccgcaCCGCCTGCTCGTGCTGGCCCTCATGTGCTTCCTGGGATTCG gcagctaCTTCTGCTACGACAACCCCGCCGCCCTCCAGACGCAGGTTCAGCGG GACATGAGGGTGAACACGGCGCAGTTCATGGCTCTCTATGCCTGGTACTCGTGGCCCAACGTGGTGCTCTGCTTCTTCGGGGGCTTCCTCATAGACAGGGTCTTTGGGATCCG gTTGGGCACTGTAATATTCAGCATCTTCGTGTGTGTGGGGCAG GTGGTTTTTGCTCTGGGAGCCCTGTTCAACACGTTCTGGCTGATGGAAGTGGGCAGGTTCATATTTGG caTTGGCGGTGAGTCCCTGGCGGTGGCACAGAACACGTACGCAGTGAGCTGGTTCAAGGGCAAGGAGCTGAACCTGGTGTTcgggctgcagctcagcatggCCAGGATC GGGAGCACGGTGAACATGAATATTATGGGATGGATCTACTCCAGGGTTCAGGATCTCCTGGGCTATGCTGGCCCCAGCACCCTCGGCCTGGCTCTGCTCATAG GTGGAGTCACTTGTCTCttctccctgagctgtgctttgaTCCTGGCCTACCTggacaggagagcagagaagctgctctgtAAAGAGCAGGGGAAGACAG GAGAAGTGATCAAGCTGACAGACGTGAAGGATTTCTCCTTGTCCCTGTGGCTCATCTTTGTCATCTGTGTCTGTTACTACGCTGCAGTTTTCCCCTTCATCGGCCTGGGGAA gGTTTTCTTTATTGAAAAATTTCGATTTTCCCCTCAAGAAGCCAGTGCAATTAACAG catcGTGTACATCATCTCAGCTCCCATGTCCCCCGTGTTTGGGCTGCTGGTGGACAAGGTTGGCAAGAACATCGTGTgggtgctgtgtgctgtgctcacCACGCTGGGCTCGCACATCCTGCTGGCCTTCACCTTCTGGAACCCCTGGATAGCCATG agcctgcTGGGCGTGGCCTATTCCCTGCTGGCCTGTGCCCTGTGGCCCATGGTGGCCTTCGTTGTCCCCGAGCACCAGCTGGGAACTGCCTACGGCTT CATGCAGTCCATCCAGAACCTGGGCCTGGCAGTGATCGCCATCGCTGCTGGCATGATCCTGGACACCAGGGGCTACCTGTTCCTCGAGGTTTTCTTCAGTGCCTGTGTCTGCT tgtCACTGATAGCTGTGGTCATGCTGTACTTTGTGAATCATCTCACAG GTGGTGATCTCAACTGGTCTGCAAAGAAAAGGGCAAaactgcagaaagcagctgctTCTGA AAAGGAGAGCTga
- the MFSD1 gene encoding major facilitator superfamily domain-containing protein 1 isoform X3, whose translation MAEEERALLGADGGDGGGAPGPPRALPAACDPRRLPHRLLVLALMCFLGFGSYFCYDNPAALQTQVQRDMRVNTAQFMALYAWYSWPNVVLCFFGGFLIDRVFGIRLGTVIFSIFVCVGQVVFALGALFNTFWLMEVGRFIFGIGGESLAVAQNTYAVSWFKGKELNLVFGLQLSMARIGSTVNMNIMGWIYSRVQDLLGYAGPSTLGLALLIGGVTCLFSLSCALILAYLDRRAEKLLCKEQGKTGEVIKLTDVKDFSLSLWLIFVICVCYYAAVFPFIGLGKVFFIEKFRFSPQEASAINSIVYIISAPMSPVFGLLVDKVGKNIVWVLCAVLTTLGSHILLAFTFWNPWIAMSLLGVAYSLLACALWPMVAFVVPEHQLGTAYGFMQSIQNLGLAVIAIAAGMILDTRGYLFLEVFFSACVCLSLIAVVMLYFVNHLTGGDLNWSAKKRAKLQKAAASE comes from the exons ATGGCGGAGGAGGAGCGCGCGCTGCTGGGCGCCGATGGCGGCGATGGCGGCggcgccccgggcccgccccgcgcccTGCCCGCCGCCTGCGacccccgccgcctcccgcaCCGCCTGCTCGTGCTGGCCCTCATGTGCTTCCTGGGATTCG gcagctaCTTCTGCTACGACAACCCCGCCGCCCTCCAGACGCAGGTTCAGCGG GACATGAGGGTGAACACGGCGCAGTTCATGGCTCTCTATGCCTGGTACTCGTGGCCCAACGTGGTGCTCTGCTTCTTCGGGGGCTTCCTCATAGACAGGGTCTTTGGGATCCG gTTGGGCACTGTAATATTCAGCATCTTCGTGTGTGTGGGGCAG GTGGTTTTTGCTCTGGGAGCCCTGTTCAACACGTTCTGGCTGATGGAAGTGGGCAGGTTCATATTTGG caTTGGCGGTGAGTCCCTGGCGGTGGCACAGAACACGTACGCAGTGAGCTGGTTCAAGGGCAAGGAGCTGAACCTGGTGTTcgggctgcagctcagcatggCCAGGATC GGGAGCACGGTGAACATGAATATTATGGGATGGATCTACTCCAGGGTTCAGGATCTCCTGGGCTATGCTGGCCCCAGCACCCTCGGCCTGGCTCTGCTCATAG GTGGAGTCACTTGTCTCttctccctgagctgtgctttgaTCCTGGCCTACCTggacaggagagcagagaagctgctctgtAAAGAGCAGGGGAAGACAG GAGAAGTGATCAAGCTGACAGACGTGAAGGATTTCTCCTTGTCCCTGTGGCTCATCTTTGTCATCTGTGTCTGTTACTACGCTGCAGTTTTCCCCTTCATCGGCCTGGGGAA gGTTTTCTTTATTGAAAAATTTCGATTTTCCCCTCAAGAAGCCAGTGCAATTAACAG catcGTGTACATCATCTCAGCTCCCATGTCCCCCGTGTTTGGGCTGCTGGTGGACAAGGTTGGCAAGAACATCGTGTgggtgctgtgtgctgtgctcacCACGCTGGGCTCGCACATCCTGCTGGCCTTCACCTTCTGGAACCCCTGGATAGCCATG agcctgcTGGGCGTGGCCTATTCCCTGCTGGCCTGTGCCCTGTGGCCCATGGTGGCCTTCGTTGTCCCCGAGCACCAGCTGGGAACTGCCTACGGCTT CATGCAGTCCATCCAGAACCTGGGCCTGGCAGTGATCGCCATCGCTGCTGGCATGATCCTGGACACCAGGGGCTACCTGTTCCTCGAGGTTTTCTTCAGTGCCTGTGTCTGCT tgtCACTGATAGCTGTGGTCATGCTGTACTTTGTGAATCATCTCACAG GTGGTGATCTCAACTGGTCTGCAAAGAAAAGGGCAAaactgcagaaagcagctgctTCTGAGTGA